DNA from Lentibacillus amyloliquefaciens:
TCCTGCAAGGTAATGGCTTTCCAGCTGATTCGTTGTAACGCTCAAACCTGCTTTGTGTGCTTTGATCAGCGGATTAATAACTCTTGCTGGTACAACCCGGCGCAAACGCATCCCGACAAGTGTGAAAATGCCAACTTTAACGCCCGCTGCCAAGGCACTAATCCACAGCATTACTGGAATAAATGTAAATAATACTGCCAGAACAATTATAATGACTGCGATAATGATTATCGGCATCAACTGTTCCAAAGTCATATGAATTCCTCCCTGTTATTGATTGATTTAAATTTCCCTTACGACTATGCGAACACCTTCTACTTTAACGATTTTTACCAATTTATCTTTTTCTATGAAACCTCCCTCTGTTACAACATCCAGTCGTTCACTGCCGAATAAGGCACTGCCTGAAGGGCGCAGCGGCGTCATTGTTTTGCCTTCCAAGCCGATTAATTCCAGGCGGTTTTCCTGCGAGACATAACCCAACTCAGATGACGTTTGGTCTGTTAACACCATACGCCTGAAGACGCTTCTGCCCCCACCCATCGTTTTGAACAGCACAAAAGCAGCAATAATCATCACAAGAACTGCTATACTAATGCTCATAGCCATATGCCCTATATCCTGGCCGGACATAATAAGTGATCCGATAATAGCCGCAACACCTATTAAACCTGCAATTCCGCCCGGCAGAAAGAATTCTGCCACGATTAAACCAATACCCAGTAGTAGTAATATGATTGCTTCCATTCCGGCAAGTCCTGCAACTACATGGCCGTAGAAGAAAAGTATGAGACTTATGCCTCCTATTATACCAGGGAGACCAAAACCTGGCGAAAACAATTCCATCATGATACCAAGACTAGCAAGGGAGAGAAGTATCGGCACCACGACCGGATTTGTAATGAAGCGGGCTATATGCTCGGAGATTGTTAACTCAGCTTCAGTGACGGTTGCATCCTCTAACCCCAATTCTGCTAAAAGTGCTTGGCGGCTTTCAACTGTACCATTGGAATAGCCGACTTCTTCGGCCGAACTTGGTCCCAGCGTTAAATACTCACCTTCACCAGCTGCATATTCCGGCATATCAATACTCGGATCTGCCATAGCAGCAGCATATTGCGGGTCTCTTCCTTTTGATTCGGCTGCGCTTTTCATCGCAGACAGCCATGCTGATTGCGCTTTTTCATCGGCAGCTGTACCGTCTTGATTGATAACACCGCTTGCTCCCATTGTCGCTTGGGGTTTCATGTAAATATTATCGGTATTTAATGCCATATAAGATCCTGCTGACAGTGCCCGATTTACAATGAATGAGGTTGTTTCGGTCTCCAACCCTTGAAACAACTCACCGATTTGTTCGGCGGCTGCCACAGCACCGCCCGGGGTATCTATTTCAAATATAATGTGATCAGCATTTTTAGCCTCAGCTTCTTCGGCAGTTCGGGTTAGAAATGCCTCAAGTCCCTTCTCCACTTCATTTTCAATCGGTATCACATAGACGAGTTGTTCGCTGCCATTTTCATTAGCATGAACAGAAGAAACCGCAGTGATCATTGTCAGTGTGACAGCAAATACAAGACCAATAAGACCAAGACGTCTGCATCTGTCAGCGTTCAAACTGCACCCCCCTTTCCGAAATCCGGTAATTAATTTTACGTATGTACATTATAAAAGGTTTCATTTTGTTATATAAATCGTAACATACCAAGCAAAAAGATGATAATTCTCTATTTGGGCATCACTAATCAGGTCAATTTAAAAGGCCTTGCCGAAATGACAAGACCTTTAAATCTAGCTTAAATGTTTTTGGACCAATTTATTAATCCGGGCACCATCAGCTTTCCCTTTGACTTTGGGCATAATAGTGCTCATAACTTTGCCCATATCCTGTTTGGAAGATGCATTTACTTCTCTGATGGTGGCCTTAACCACCTGCTCCAGCTCTTCATCTGTAAGCTGCCGGGGCATATATGACTCAATAATATCAATTTCGGTTTCAAGCTTATCAACAAGGTCATCACGACCAGCTTCTTTAAACTCTTGGAGGGAATCTTTCCTTTGCTTCAATTCTTTTGATAGTACAGTTAATTCCTCGTCTTCCGAAAGATTTTTATTGCCAAGTTTTATGGACTCATTTTGCATTGAAGCTTTTACCATGCGTATGACAGCAAGTCTATCTTTTTCTTTGTTTTTCATAGCTTGCTTCATATCCCGGTTAAGCTGTTCAACTAATGCCATTTACTTGCACCTTCTTACTTGCGTTTTCTGGCAGCTTCAGACTTTTTCTTGCGCCGTTCGCTTGGTTTTTCATAATGTTCACGTTTGCGGTATTCCTGCAAAGTTCCATTCTTGGATACGTTACGTTTAAAGCGACGAAGAGCATCTTCAAGAGACTCGTTTTTACGAACGCGAGTTGAATTTGACATGCTAATTTCCCTCCCTCCGAAGCACAAAACAATAAATAAGAGCAAAGACATGTATAAGTAATATAAATATGACAT
Protein-coding regions in this window:
- a CDS encoding NfeD family protein, with the translated sequence MITAVSSVHANENGSEQLVYVIPIENEVEKGLEAFLTRTAEEAEAKNADHIIFEIDTPGGAVAAAEQIGELFQGLETETTSFIVNRALSAGSYMALNTDNIYMKPQATMGASGVINQDGTAADEKAQSAWLSAMKSAAESKGRDPQYAAAMADPSIDMPEYAAGEGEYLTLGPSSAEEVGYSNGTVESRQALLAELGLEDATVTEAELTISEHIARFITNPVVVPILLSLASLGIMMELFSPGFGLPGIIGGISLILFFYGHVVAGLAGMEAIILLLLGIGLIVAEFFLPGGIAGLIGVAAIIGSLIMSGQDIGHMAMSISIAVLVMIIAAFVLFKTMGGGRSVFRRMVLTDQTSSELGYVSQENRLELIGLEGKTMTPLRPSGSALFGSERLDVVTEGGFIEKDKLVKIVKVEGVRIVVREI
- a CDS encoding GatB/YqeY domain-containing protein — encoded protein: MALVEQLNRDMKQAMKNKEKDRLAVIRMVKASMQNESIKLGNKNLSEDEELTVLSKELKQRKDSLQEFKEAGRDDLVDKLETEIDIIESYMPRQLTDEELEQVVKATIREVNASSKQDMGKVMSTIMPKVKGKADGARINKLVQKHLS
- the rpsU gene encoding 30S ribosomal protein S21; translation: MSNSTRVRKNESLEDALRRFKRNVSKNGTLQEYRKREHYEKPSERRKKKSEAARKRK